In the Arachis hypogaea cultivar Tifrunner chromosome 20, arahy.Tifrunner.gnm2.J5K5, whole genome shotgun sequence genome, AGGGTAACAGCCACGACGACATCTATGAAGTGGCTGGAAGGTGACAATTGTGATGGCAACGAGGTGAGCGAGAAAAGCGAAATGGACGAGCTTGCGCAGGCAAAGGAAAAGGGACGACAGTGGAGAGGGGGAATGTGGCGGCTGGGTAGGAGGAGAGCAAGGCTGAAAGACGGCTGGGAGAGGAAGAAAGATGATTTCAGAAGGGAGAGGGTTATGCGTTTAGGTTAGATTTGGGAATTAGGACTGGGGATAATgggctttctcttttcttttttttttttgtttcaggcGTTAAACGACGCCGTTTCTGAAACAAATGACAAAACCGGACCTTTAAAAAATCTGGCCTgagataatcacatcttataaattttGTGCGCATATCTGAATGTTATTTTctttattactttaataatctattctgtctcatatattagttatgaaattaccacagcttttatcacattagtgtcgcAACCAAACCACGATGATAGCCATACTAAAATACTCAATCACATAGAtcaaattttgatgaaaaattcagaaattacatgCAAAATGATCTCATGCATGCCTATTTTCAACTGGTCTaacttgaataaaaattctattttattcggtGACAGACTCAGATAAAACTGCAACGGTAATGCCCGGACTCAAAGCGACGACGACTAAGTAATGAGTCTCTggaagaggaagggaagaactTAATAGACTCataatgagagagaaagagagagagagagagagagagagagagagagagaaagagagagagaggaatttACCTAGAGAAAAAGGACTCGGCAGAAGAAAGGTGGCGACGGGCTCAACAACGACGATAATGGGATAAGCAACAATGCTGACATGAGCTGTGAAGGAATATGGAGTTGTGAAGGAGTAGGCGGCGATGGGTTCAGCAACGACGATGACGGGAGCTATAAGGTTTTTTGTGAAGAAGCCGAGAAGAAGAAGACTCTGGGTGAGGATGACTAGGTTTATGTTGCATGGCTATAGAGTATGGACTGAAGCTGTGAATCACTGAATCTATGATGTGAggcaaatcctaattcctaaaaagtgtttatatgtatatattcgggGCAAGTATACCTTAAATCTGACCATGCCCTGTCCTGAGCAAAATCTGCCCCGACTCAGGTCAAGTTATTACCTTCTCCAACCGGGTATAGACGGGTCGGGTACCCGCGTATTCGGGTACTCCTGACAAGTATAACTACGTATTGATACTCCATTTATTAAGGGTTTATTGCCAGCCAATAGATTGCTACACACACAATGcgagattctaactcctaatagtTGTTTAAGCAGACAAGTAAGATGATCACTCAACaaattcaaattgattaagacaaatactaattattttaatattaaaaattctgagcatttgattttaattataactttgtaaaatatttataataataataattactatatatattttattttttaattaaattttttatataattttatgcagggacggatccagaaatattATCATGGggccaataacatatataatattaaaaattatgcaaaaaaattatatcatgtaagatgtattataaaaatatatcgatagagaatatattttaaagtacaaaaaatatgtaggtactttttactaacgaagtggtcgattctttgtatcataaaattcatcgataatagaatctgTTTCAAATTTTCAgtagttttcttttcaatataattaaaagacgaTTAACAAGAAAttcttctttcattttgtttctgagttattcttcacaatattcatagctgaAAAAAATCTCTTAGTTGTAGCAGTTAAAACAGaaagaattaataccaaatgaatcaagaagaacgatcacaagaagaaaaagaatccaCTTTAtagtatttgaaaaattttatttaagtaaaaagtaTTAgcttttaatattattacttattttttagatattaaaaatcattaatatttagatTGGACTGGACTTTTATTTATAccagactaaatactaaataatttttttaaaaattaaatcatacttaataacttattactattaacttttttttaaaaaaagctaGGGTCAGAGGCCTCCACTCGCCCCTGGGTATGTCCGTTTCTGATTTTATGTATTATCCAGTACAGTGTACGAAAATATACActaattaaattaacaaaatttatgttagattaaagttaaaattaatcatgataagtcaattaattttatttcagttaataataaaaaaatatatcacaactCACAAAGAATAATTTATCCTCTAATTTAGAGAGAATTAAATAgtatttacaaaaaatatatcCATTCTTATACGGCAACTCAATAAAATGTTGCTACTTTAAGAAACCAAAAACTAAAGTCTTAAAGATCTCCTCCTAAGATTCACTTGGGCGAATTGAATACCTCCTTCATTGGAGTAAAGATAATTCTCATTAGCAAAACTCTGTTTTTGCAATTTCAGGTTCAATTTATACTTTAGGATTTAGACATCCTGATTATTACATAGGATTAGAATTAGATTTTATATTCATAATCTAAGTAATCAAATTTATGCTCATCAAGTATTTCATAAATTGAAGTTGATGATTTCTAGATACATATATTAAAATCTGGTGTTACTTTTAACTAATTTGGTAGCGAATTAGTTGCAAAGTAATactagaaagacaaaaaaaaacagtcagaatttgtcttatttagcattcattaattgtcataataattaataaatgctaaataagacaagttatggctgtttttaGCTAATTTTCTTTGGTCACCAAACATTTCCGTTAGTTATTGCAACGCTAAATAATTTAGTTATGGGAAGTAAACActattgaaagaaagaaagaaagaaaaagtctaAATAAAAAAGCATATGCATTCGTTTTCGATCAACATCAAAGACATCACATCTTGAATGACCCTCCAAATGCAAATTGTCTCGTGCGTGTCTCCATCTCTTCAAATTGGCTTAGTGTTCACACCTTTTCTTTTAAAACCCCTCAAATCCCACGTTTTATTTTCATTCATCTATCTCATTTCCCATGCCACCATACACTTACATGTTTAATGGTCCTACTtcccttcttttattttctatcaTATCCTCacacaccccccccccccccccctcaccCTCACCCTCACCTCCCCTTTCTCTCTTTTTGACACAGCACACACTCGCCCATGTTGTTTGAATTATTATGATCTTATTGACATTTGGATGGTTGGATCAAATTGTTCAACGCTTATTTATCTAGAACATTATattgtagtttttatttttagatacatTAATTTAAAATGTATAAAACTAAAGAAGAGTATAACAAAAGATTTTTCTTTCACTTCAATGAAATGTCTAACATCAAAGTCCATCAGACATTTGATTAATTCAACTAAATTTAATAgatgtttaaaaaaaaaggaaaagagtaaACCGAAATTTTTTTACTTATAATTTAAATTCAAGGTCTAGTTAAAAAGATTAAGTCATGTACCATTTTAATCGATCCTATCAATTCGagtataacaaaaataatattggtTCAAGTGGTTGCATTATAAGAAAAAATCTAAAATTGGACAACGAAAAACTATAAAATACACCAAACTTCTTGTttcatcaaaaaattaaaaatcgaaAATATGGAATTCGTTGACTTAAATTTTTTGGGTTAAAGAATGAAGTTTGGTTTATTTTATAGTAACTTcttgttaatttgaattttcttctCTTTAATTTTGGGTTTTCTTCTCGTAGTTTATTCGAATTTTCGTTTATTTAAGCTAATGAGCGAAATGATTATTGAACAAatctatattaattatttattgactTAATTTAATCTATACGATACTAAAACATTCACGTGCAAAATTCCATGGCCAATAAAAGTGTAGACTTTTTCCTATACAAATTACTCAAGCTCAATTAATTATTAGAGTATATATAGTACAAAATAGATAGccccaaaaaatacaaaaaattcaacGATTTTGTTTGATAGTATTCACTATATATATTGATATACATATAGATATACTTTGCAACACTTGAAGCGTATCAACCTAGGAAAACATAGCAGCAGCATAAGCAATGTCCAACACTTCACCAGATTGGCCTGAACCAATAGTGAGAGTTCAATCCTTGTCGGAAAGATGCATAGACTCAATCCCAGACAGGTATATCAAGCCCCCGACCCATAGGCCGGTTTCTGCTTCTACTTTTACTTCCACTTCGGATGCAAATATCCCAGTCATAGACTTCGGAGACTTTCTGGGAACCGACCCGGACGCAAGGAGGTTGGTGCTCCAGAAAGTCGCCGAGGCCTGCAATGACTGGGGGTTCTTCCAAGTGGTGAACCACGGGGTTAGACCAGAGTTGATGGACAAGGCTCGGGAAACTTGGCGTGAATTCTTTCACCTTCCCATGGAATTGAAGCAAAAATATGCAAACTCTCCAAAGACTTACGAAGGTTATGGAAGTAGGCTTGGTGTTGAAAAGGGTGCTATTCTTGATTGGAGTGATTACTATTTCCTTCACTACCTTCCTTTGTCACTCAAAGATTATAACAAATGGCCTTCTTTGCCTCTCTCTTGCaggtaattaattattattaataatttctaTTCTACTTCTACTCTTTAATTTCTCCTAATTAGAATAGTAAAATAATGGAGTCCTAGTAACTTGTTATTCGATAATACATatggtaaaataatattagttaaaatctgacaaaatttattatttttgtttttattatttaatatattctgtaataaataaatagtaaataagagAAATTTAGACtctagacttttttttttctttctagtaTTACTGCTTTTTATTAGACCTATTTTTTCTCCCTCTTCATTTTTTTTGTGTCTTCTCCTCCAAAATGAAATTATTATTACCAATTAACTACTAGTGATGATGTCCCTCCGGCGCCCACAATGCTAATAAATTAAAGtatatttatttagaaaataaataaaaattaattggcACATCAAACTTTTCCTGCCTTATTTAAACGGGTGGTTTGCGTGTATAATTAACTAAGCTAGTAGCACTCATCAGCATGTATTATATGTATAATTtgaataatacatatataatgaTATGATAGATGACGATGATCCATGTTTTATGTAGTGACAAaccatataatattataaaatatagtcaGGTACAGTATATAATAAAGTTAGTACTATATGTTACTATTGTATACATAAGTGATGTAAAAATGATGTGAAAATAGCTAGAGAATTTAGAGTTGTGAAGTTAAAATTGcttagtttttatattttataattatatgcaGGGAAGTGTTTGATGAATATGGGAGAGAGGTGGTGAAGCTAGGAGGGAGGTTGTTGAAGGCTTTGTCTATAAACTTAGGTTTAGAAGAGGATTTTCTCCAGAATGCATTTGGGGGTGAAGATATTGGGGCATGTTTGAGGGTTAATTTTTACCCAAAGTGCCCTCGGCCGGAGCTGACGCTTGGTCTGTCGTCGCACTCGGACCCCGGAGGGATGACGATGTTGCTGCCGGACGACCAAGTTGCCGGCCTTCAGGTTCGGAGAGGCGATGAATGGATCACGGTGAAGCCTGCTCGCCATGCCTTCATTGTTAATATTGGAGATCAAATTCaggtgaaaaataatattatattatatttttaaaacatatttaacgcgtgttctaaaataaatttagaatctGAGATTATTTTGAATAAATGTATAAAATTAAAACGAATCATTCTATCCTTATTTCGATTGATACGACATAGACGCGCAATATTATAACAGA is a window encoding:
- the LOC112784840 gene encoding jasmonate-induced oxygenase 1; protein product: MSNTSPDWPEPIVRVQSLSERCIDSIPDRYIKPPTHRPVSASTFTSTSDANIPVIDFGDFLGTDPDARRLVLQKVAEACNDWGFFQVVNHGVRPELMDKARETWREFFHLPMELKQKYANSPKTYEGYGSRLGVEKGAILDWSDYYFLHYLPLSLKDYNKWPSLPLSCREVFDEYGREVVKLGGRLLKALSINLGLEEDFLQNAFGGEDIGACLRVNFYPKCPRPELTLGLSSHSDPGGMTMLLPDDQVAGLQVRRGDEWITVKPARHAFIVNIGDQIQVISNAKYKSVEHRVIVNSDKERVSLAFFYNPKSDIPIQPAKELVTPDTPSLYPPMTFDEYRLFIRTRGPRGKSQVDSLKSPR